The genomic interval GAATGCCTCAACACTGTTGCTCCGGGTGCGGGCCGCGAGGTATCAAGAGCCATGATCGCCGGGGGGCCGCAGCCAGGGATCGGCGACCGGTTCCACCGGGCCGCCGCCGAGGTGCCCACCCGCCGGCCGGATCGGCTGCACGCCCGCGCGCTCGCGTTGATGCTCACCGACCGGTCGGCCCGGGGTATCGCCGACCGGCTCGGCCACCTGATCTACTCCGGGGAACTCGGCGCGGGGCTGCACCTGCCCACCGTGCGCGCCCTGGCCGCCGCGCTGCACGTCGGCCCGACCACGATCGCGTCGGCCTGGGCCCAACTGCGGCAACGCGGGCTGATCCACTCGGATCGGCGGCACGGCAGTTTCGTCCGTGGCCCGGGGCGGCTCGCCGGCCGCCGCTACGCCAGCCTGCCGGCCCCGGCCCGGGTCCGGCTGGACCTCTCCACCGCCCTTCCCGACCCGGCCCTGCTGCCGGACCTGGCCGGCCCGATGGCCGAGGCGGTGCACGGCGCCCGCTGGCGCAGCTATCCCGACGACACCGTGGACGCGCACCTGGCGGCCGTGCTGGACCCGAGTTGGCCGTTCGAGGCCGAGGACTTCACCGTGACCAGCGGTGCGCACGACGCCGTGCACCGGGTCGCCGACGTGCTGCTCCACCCGCACGACCGGGTGGTCGTCGAGGAGGTCGCCGCCGCCTCGCTGCTGGACATCGTCGAGGACCACCGGGCCCGGGCGACCCCGGTGGTCTGCGACGACGAGGGACCGCTGCCCGAGGCGCTCGAACTCGCCCTGGCCGCCCAGCCCAGGATGCTGCTGTTCCAGTCCAGGATGGCCAGCCCGCACGGCCACGCACTGTCCCGGCGACGTGCCCAGGCGCTGGTGCCGATGCTCGCCGACCGGGACATCGTGATCGTCGAGCAGGACACCGCGCACGAACTCGCGCCGGCCCCGGACGTCTCGCTCGGCGAGTACCTGCCGGAGCAGACCCTCCTGGTGCGGAGCTGGAACAAGTCCCACGGACCGCACCTGCGGGTCGGCGCGCTGGCCGGGATCGGGCGGGTGGTGGCCCGGGTCCGGGCCCGGCAGCGCGCGACCGGCAGCTGGCCGTCGGTGCTGACCCAGCGGGCCCTCGCACAGATGCTCACCGACCCGCAGACGCAGGCGGCGATCCGGCTGGCCCGGACCCGCTACCGGCAGCGCCGGCAGCGGATGGTCCGGGCCCTGCACGAGCACGGGCTGGCCCCCACCGGCGTGGCCGGGCTCTCCGTCTGGGTGCACGTCCGCAACGCCGGGGCGGCGATCCGGTCGCTGGCCGCCGACGGCATCGGGATCGCCTCCGGTGCCCCGTTCGTCGCCTACGGCGACGGCAGGTCGCACGTGCGGATCGGTACCACCCTGCCGCACGACCAGCACACCCGGATCGCCCGTACCCTCGGCGAGGCGCACCGGGGCTGACCGGCCGGCGGTCCCGGCGAGGGCCGGCGCACCGACCCCGCGCGGCCACCCGCCGGCCGCCCCGCCGGTCTCACGGGCCGGGCTCGGCTCCCTCGTCGGCGGCGGACCGGTCCGCGTCGTCGTGCGCGGCGGCGTCGGCGGGCGGGATGGGGAAGTTGCGGTCGAAGACGTTGTCGGGGTCGTAGACCGCCTTGAGCGCGCGCAGCCGGCCGAGGGTGGGCTCGGGAAACGCGTCCAGCAGGCGCTCCGGTGCGGTGTCCACCTCGAAGCTGAGGTACATGCCGTCGAGGTGCGGATAGAGCTCGGCCCAGTGCCGGTCGAGCCGGGACCGCCGCTGCGGGACGGTGGCGGCGAGCACCGAGAAGTTCTGGGTCCGGTGTGGATAGGCGGTCTCGTCCCGGGCGACGTCGTTGACGGCGCCGCCGACGGAGCGGAGCTGCATCACCAGTACGTCGCCGGAGCGGATCATCTTCGCCATCGCGCTCGCGGCCGCCGCGTCGACGTGGTGCAGCAGGCCGCTGTGGCTGTCCACCAGCCCCTGGCCCCGATGCTGGTTGCCGGGCGGCGCGACGATCGCCGGATAGGGCACCAGCTGGGCCTGCTGGTCGAGGACCGGTCCGATCTCCAGGAACGGGCTCAGCGCTGCCTCGGCCGCCTCGACGTCGTCACCGGCGTAGACCAGCGTGACCTGGGCCATCGGTGCGGCACCGCGCCGGGCGGGGAAGAGGGAGAGGAAGCTGGTGATCTCCCGGGGGGACTGCTCGACCAACCCGCCCCAGCGCTGGAGCAGCTCGGCCGGCTCCGAGGCGTCCACCACGAGCTGGGCGTAGACGACGTTGCCGACCTCGTACGCCTCCAGTTCGAGGGCGGTGACGACGCCGAAGTTGCCGCCGGCACCGCGTACCGCCCAGAAGAGGTCGGGGTGGTGGTCCCGGTCGACCCGGAGCAGCCGCCCGTCCGCGGTGACGATCTCGGCGGCGACGACGTGGTCGATGGTCAGCCCGTACTTCCGGACCAGGTAGCCGATTCCGGCGGTGGTGGCGAGCCCGCCGACGCCGACGTCGCCGTAGTCGCCGGAGCTCATCGCCAGGCCGTACGGGGCGAGTGCCCGGGCGACGTGTCCCCACCGGGCACCCGGTTCCAGCCGGATCCGCCGGGTTGCCCGGTCGAGCACCTCGACCCGGTTCAGTTTCGACAGGTCCAGCACGATGCCGCCGTCGTTGGTGGAGCGGCCGCTGATGCCGTGCCCGCCGCTGCGTACCGAGATCGTCACGCCTTGCGACCGGGCGTACCCGAGCGCCTCCACCACCTCGGCGGCGCTCTCCGGCCGGATCACCAGTGCGGGCGAGCCCTGCCGGCTGTAGCTGTGCCGGACGCGGTCGTACTCGGGGTCGCCGGGTTCGATCGCCCGCCCGGCCAGCGCGACCGGCAACGCGTCGTAGTCGATGCCCCGGTGCCGCCTGGCCAGCGCGACGGAGGGCCGGACCGGCCCGGTCGCGGTGCCGTTCTTGCGCCGCTCGGTGGCGACCGCCTCGCGCAGTGCCGGTGCCACATCCCGGCCGAACGTCTGGAGCAGGCGCGGGTCGTCCCGGCCGATCAGGAACGCGCTGAACCCCTCGTCGAGGACGAGCGGGAGCAGTTGGTCGACCCACTGCGCGGGCGGCCCCTGTAGGAAGCCGCGTCCGGCGGCGGAGAAGTCGACCTGCATGATGTTGAGCAGCCGGCGGATCTGCCGGGGATCGCGTCCGGCGGCGACCGCCGCCTCGTCGATCAACCGGTTCGCGGTGACCCGGTCCGGGGTGTCCAGGTATTCCTGGGTCGGTAGCCATCCGTCGGCCTTGCGCCCGGTCAGCGCCAGCATCCGGGGCTTGTACGCACCCAGCCAGATCCCGATCTCGTGCGCCGGCGCGGGGCCGCGCCGCATTCCGGGTACCGGGTAGTGCTCGCCGGGCAGTCGCAGCGGTCCCGCCGTCGCGGTGTCCCAGACCCCGCGCAGCACGTCGATCGCCTCGTCCAGCGCCGCCACCCCCGGGCCGGCGCCGAGTCGGCGGGCGCCCATCCCCTCGATCGCGTCCCAGAACGCCCCGGCGCCGAGCCCGAGTTCGAACCGGCCTCCGGAGAGCAGGTCGAGGCTGGCGGCGGCCCGGGCCAGCACGGTCGGCGGGCGCAGCGGCAGGTTGAGCACGTTGGCCGAGACCCGGATCCGCTCGGTACGGGCGGCGACCCAGCTCAGCAGGGTCCAGGTGTCGAGGAAGCCGGGGTTGTAGGGGTGGTCCTGGAAGGTGGCCAGATCCAGTCCGGCCGACTCCGCCAGCTCGGCCAGCTCCACCACCCGCTCAGGCGCCTCCGCACTGGGCGTGATGAACGCCCCGAAGAGCAGCTCATGGCCGTAATCGGGCATTGCTTACCTCCGCGCCCCGTCGGTCAACCGACAGGAACTCTAGGTGAAATATCTTCTGCCACACAACTCATATGGCGAGCAACATATTCCGCGCGGGGTTCGGAGCAGCGTCGGCCCCCTCCAGGGACTCCCGGAGGGGGCCGACCGAACGGTTCCTGAGCTGGCGGGTCAGCTCGACGGGTACGGCTGCGCCGCCAGCAGGTGCGCCAGGTGTGCGGCATTGCGGGCCAGTGTCCTGGTGGCGGCGCCGGTGGTCTCCGGCTTCGGCCCGGCGTCGCGGTAGTCGGTACCGCCCATCGCCTCGCCGACCCAGTAGGTGGACGCGGCGGCGGCGACGCTGAACCCGACGTCGTTGAGTGCCTGGAGCACCTCGGCGGTGACGTGGTGCGCCCCGTCCTCGTTGCCGACCACGGCCACCGCGCCGACCTTGCCGTAGGTCCGCAGCCGGCCCTGCTCGTCGGTCTCGGAGAGTTCGGCGTCGAGGCGTTCCAGCACCATCTTGCAGACGCTGGAGGGCTGACCCAGCCAGATCGGGGTGGCCACGACGAGGATCTGCGACTCCATCAGCTTGGCCCGGATGGCCGGCCACTCGTCGCCGTCGCCCTCGTCGGTGGAGACACCGAATCTGACCCGGTGGTCCACCACCCGGACCACCTCGCCCTGCACGTCGTGGTCGGCCAGCGCGGCGAGGACCTCCCGGCCGAGCAGTTCGGCGCTGGACGGCGCGGGGGAGGGCTTGAGGGTGCAGCACAGGACGAGGGCACGCAGGGTGGGCATGTCGCTCCTCAGCTCGATCTTCCGGTACCCGAAGCCTCCTACCCCGGCGGCTTCCGGCCGAACCATCAGCAGAGATCAGCACCGACAAACCGGCCCGAAGCTCCGGCCCGGTGTGGCACAGTCGTCGGAAGTCGGTGCGGAAGGGTGGGAGACCGGCGGTGGAGACCAACATGACGGAGCGGCTGCTGGACGCGCTCAAGCGGGCCTCGGAGGCGCACGGGGAGCACGAGAAACAACTCGGCCGGGCCGACCCCGACTGGCCGCAGTGGTACGCCGAGCACATGACCCGGACCCTGACCGCGGACGGCTACGAGCTGACCCGGGCCACGCTGTCGTAGCCGCCCGGGCCGGTCCCGCCGGTGAACCCCCGGCGTCAGCCCAGCACCAGCACCCCGTAGTAGTCGAGCCGGTCGACCGTCACCGACAGCCGGCCGTGCCGGCAGGACCAGGCCGGCACCCGCGACCCCGCGAAGTCGGGCGAGACCAGCGTGATCCGCCGGGGGCAGGACGGCAGCTCCACCCGTACGTCGACGCCGGTCTGCGGGATGATCCCCCGCTGGTAGTTGTGGTTGACCAGGTGCAGCGTCCGCGCCCCACTGCCGCGCTGCACCAGCAGGCTCGCCGCGACGTTGCCGGTGCCCACCCGGACCTGCTGCGCGGCGTGCGCGTTGCCGCGGTAGAGCGCCCGGTGCTCCCGGTAGAACCGGGTGTACGTCCGGAAGAAGCCGAGCATCCCGGACTGCTCCGCCGTCGGGCCGCCGATCGTGTCCTTGAGGTGGAAGGCCGGGAAGAGCCCGTTGGCGTACGCCTCGGCGCCGAAGATCTGCCAGTAGTCCCGCTTCTCCGCGAGCGGCAGGTTCTGGTAGTTGGTCATCATGTCGTTGGGCCAGTCGATGAAGACCGCCACCGGCACGTCACCGGCGATCTCGCGGTTGCGCTC from Plantactinospora sp. BC1 carries:
- a CDS encoding aminotransferase class I/II-fold pyridoxal phosphate-dependent enzyme produces the protein MIAGGPQPGIGDRFHRAAAEVPTRRPDRLHARALALMLTDRSARGIADRLGHLIYSGELGAGLHLPTVRALAAALHVGPTTIASAWAQLRQRGLIHSDRRHGSFVRGPGRLAGRRYASLPAPARVRLDLSTALPDPALLPDLAGPMAEAVHGARWRSYPDDTVDAHLAAVLDPSWPFEAEDFTVTSGAHDAVHRVADVLLHPHDRVVVEEVAAASLLDIVEDHRARATPVVCDDEGPLPEALELALAAQPRMLLFQSRMASPHGHALSRRRAQALVPMLADRDIVIVEQDTAHELAPAPDVSLGEYLPEQTLLVRSWNKSHGPHLRVGALAGIGRVVARVRARQRATGSWPSVLTQRALAQMLTDPQTQAAIRLARTRYRQRRQRMVRALHEHGLAPTGVAGLSVWVHVRNAGAAIRSLAADGIGIASGAPFVAYGDGRSHVRIGTTLPHDQHTRIARTLGEAHRG
- a CDS encoding LLM class flavin-dependent oxidoreductase, with the protein product MPDYGHELLFGAFITPSAEAPERVVELAELAESAGLDLATFQDHPYNPGFLDTWTLLSWVAARTERIRVSANVLNLPLRPPTVLARAAASLDLLSGGRFELGLGAGAFWDAIEGMGARRLGAGPGVAALDEAIDVLRGVWDTATAGPLRLPGEHYPVPGMRRGPAPAHEIGIWLGAYKPRMLALTGRKADGWLPTQEYLDTPDRVTANRLIDEAAVAAGRDPRQIRRLLNIMQVDFSAAGRGFLQGPPAQWVDQLLPLVLDEGFSAFLIGRDDPRLLQTFGRDVAPALREAVATERRKNGTATGPVRPSVALARRHRGIDYDALPVALAGRAIEPGDPEYDRVRHSYSRQGSPALVIRPESAAEVVEALGYARSQGVTISVRSGGHGISGRSTNDGGIVLDLSKLNRVEVLDRATRRIRLEPGARWGHVARALAPYGLAMSSGDYGDVGVGGLATTAGIGYLVRKYGLTIDHVVAAEIVTADGRLLRVDRDHHPDLFWAVRGAGGNFGVVTALELEAYEVGNVVYAQLVVDASEPAELLQRWGGLVEQSPREITSFLSLFPARRGAAPMAQVTLVYAGDDVEAAEAALSPFLEIGPVLDQQAQLVPYPAIVAPPGNQHRGQGLVDSHSGLLHHVDAAAASAMAKMIRSGDVLVMQLRSVGGAVNDVARDETAYPHRTQNFSVLAATVPQRRSRLDRHWAELYPHLDGMYLSFEVDTAPERLLDAFPEPTLGRLRALKAVYDPDNVFDRNFPIPPADAAAHDDADRSAADEGAEPGP
- a CDS encoding flavodoxin family protein produces the protein MPTLRALVLCCTLKPSPAPSSAELLGREVLAALADHDVQGEVVRVVDHRVRFGVSTDEGDGDEWPAIRAKLMESQILVVATPIWLGQPSSVCKMVLERLDAELSETDEQGRLRTYGKVGAVAVVGNEDGAHHVTAEVLQALNDVGFSVAAAASTYWVGEAMGGTDYRDAGPKPETTGAATRTLARNAAHLAHLLAAQPYPSS